One region of Qipengyuania gaetbuli genomic DNA includes:
- a CDS encoding hydantoinase B/oxoprolinase family protein — protein MSERAAAWRFAIDRGGTFTDVVATTPAGRLVTDKLLSENPGHYADAASEAVRRLMARHGPGPIAELRVGTTVATNALLERKGERLALLITRGFGDALRIGTQARPEIFARHIVLPEQLPARVVEVTERVAVDGEVLQPLDEAQVRADLEELRTEGFDALAIVLVHGWKYRAHETQIAAIARDMGFAQVSVSHEVSPLIKLVPRGDTTVVDAYLSPVLRRYTDGLQAELPGAERLRFMQSNGGLAEVGAFRGKDAILSGPAGGVVGMVAASAPLGYHRIIGFDMGGTSTDVAHYSGEFELTGDSVVAGVRVAAPMMQIHTVAAGGGSICRFDGSRFRVGPESAGADPGPACYRKGGPLTVTDCNLFLGRLDPAFFPSVFGPAGDEPLDPEAARRRLEEVAALLPEPRPLEEIAEGFLAIAVDSMANAIRKISVARGHDVTAYALACFGGAGGQHACKVADELGIETVLVHPLAGILSAYGIGLAPVKTIREVSLVRALGDDYSADLAALEAEARDALVAQGVEDIRIDASARLRFAGSDSMLAVPCGETREMDAAFRKLHRQRFGYSDETAPIVVEALSVEASGTSGGLGAVEAEPQEARGTASGTWPTVERSSMKVGEEIAGPALVIDPGSTTVVEPGWHARLAKEGSLVLTRTEALERDRAAGTIVDPVRLEIFNNLFMAIAEEMGVVLQSTATSVNIKERLDFSCALFDASGALIANAPHIPVHLGSMGDSIARVIEARGEARDGRGFRRGDAYVLNDPYRGGTHLPDITVIVPVFYGETGDEPDAFVAARGHHADIGGIAPGSMPPESATIEEEGVLIDNLLMVDEGHFREDAVREVLASARYPARNPDRNISDLRAQLAACTRGSELLVQSARDQGEAVVAAYMGHVLANAEESVRRLLDRLDDGSFAYPMDNGAEVRVAIRIDRESRSAVFDFTGTSMQLPDNFNAPRSITRAAALYVLRTLIDDAIPMNDGCLRPVELVVPEGSMLDPEPGAAVVAGNVETSQVVTDALFAATGKLAPSQGTMNNFTFGNERHQYYETIAGGSGAGPDHEGTSAVQTHMTNSRLTDPEILETRLPVRLDRFAIRRGSGGRGVHRGGDGVERRVTFLEPMRANMLANRRAIAPRGICGGGDAQPGHNWVERTDGSIEELGATGHAEMKPGDAFVILTPGGGGYGEERE, from the coding sequence ATGAGCGAGAGAGCAGCCGCATGGCGCTTCGCGATCGATCGCGGGGGGACCTTTACCGATGTCGTCGCCACCACGCCCGCAGGGCGGCTGGTGACCGACAAGCTGCTGAGCGAAAACCCCGGCCATTATGCCGATGCGGCGAGCGAGGCGGTGCGCCGTCTCATGGCACGCCACGGCCCGGGCCCGATTGCCGAACTGCGCGTGGGCACCACGGTGGCGACCAATGCGCTGCTCGAGCGCAAGGGAGAGCGGTTGGCCCTGCTGATAACGCGCGGGTTCGGCGATGCGCTGCGCATCGGGACGCAGGCGCGGCCCGAGATTTTCGCGCGCCATATCGTCCTGCCCGAACAATTGCCTGCGCGCGTGGTCGAGGTGACCGAACGCGTCGCGGTGGATGGCGAAGTCCTCCAACCGCTCGACGAGGCGCAGGTCCGTGCCGATCTCGAAGAGCTGCGCACGGAAGGTTTCGATGCCCTTGCCATCGTGCTGGTGCACGGGTGGAAATATCGCGCTCACGAGACCCAAATCGCTGCGATCGCGCGCGATATGGGCTTCGCGCAGGTCAGCGTCAGCCACGAGGTCAGCCCGCTGATCAAGCTCGTCCCACGGGGCGATACGACGGTGGTGGATGCCTATCTATCGCCCGTTCTGAGGCGTTACACCGACGGGTTGCAGGCGGAACTTCCCGGGGCCGAAAGGCTGCGCTTCATGCAGTCGAACGGCGGCCTCGCCGAAGTCGGCGCCTTCCGCGGCAAGGATGCGATCCTGTCCGGTCCGGCCGGCGGCGTGGTCGGCATGGTCGCAGCCAGCGCTCCGCTCGGGTATCATCGGATTATCGGCTTCGACATGGGCGGGACCAGCACCGACGTCGCGCATTATTCGGGCGAGTTCGAGCTAACCGGCGATAGCGTCGTGGCGGGCGTGCGCGTGGCCGCGCCTATGATGCAGATACACACTGTGGCTGCAGGCGGGGGCTCGATCTGCCGTTTCGATGGCTCGCGCTTTCGCGTCGGACCTGAAAGCGCAGGCGCGGATCCGGGACCGGCCTGTTACCGCAAGGGCGGACCGCTGACGGTGACCGATTGCAACCTGTTCCTCGGCAGGCTCGATCCGGCCTTCTTTCCGAGTGTCTTCGGGCCTGCAGGTGACGAACCACTCGATCCGGAAGCAGCGCGCCGGCGGCTGGAGGAAGTGGCGGCGTTGTTGCCAGAGCCGAGGCCGCTGGAGGAAATCGCCGAAGGCTTCCTCGCCATCGCGGTCGACTCCATGGCCAATGCGATCCGCAAGATATCGGTCGCGCGCGGGCACGACGTCACCGCGTACGCGCTGGCCTGTTTCGGAGGTGCGGGCGGGCAGCACGCCTGCAAGGTGGCCGACGAACTCGGCATCGAGACCGTCCTCGTGCATCCGCTGGCCGGCATCCTGTCCGCCTATGGTATCGGCCTTGCACCCGTGAAGACGATCCGCGAAGTCAGCCTAGTGCGCGCGCTGGGCGACGATTATTCTGCCGATCTGGCCGCGCTGGAAGCCGAGGCGCGGGATGCTCTTGTCGCACAGGGTGTCGAGGACATCCGCATCGATGCGAGCGCACGGCTGCGCTTCGCGGGCAGCGATTCCATGCTGGCCGTACCTTGCGGCGAGACGCGCGAAATGGACGCGGCCTTCCGCAAGCTTCACCGCCAGCGCTTCGGCTATTCGGACGAGACTGCGCCCATTGTTGTGGAGGCGCTGAGCGTCGAAGCCAGCGGCACATCTGGCGGGCTCGGCGCGGTCGAGGCGGAGCCGCAGGAGGCAAGAGGCACTGCCAGCGGCACATGGCCGACGGTGGAACGCAGTTCGATGAAGGTTGGCGAGGAAATTGCCGGACCAGCGCTGGTCATCGATCCCGGCTCGACCACCGTGGTGGAACCCGGCTGGCACGCGCGGCTCGCCAAGGAGGGCAGCCTGGTCCTCACCCGGACCGAGGCGCTCGAACGCGACCGTGCGGCCGGAACAATTGTCGATCCTGTCCGGCTCGAAATATTCAACAACCTCTTCATGGCCATTGCCGAGGAAATGGGCGTGGTCCTCCAGTCGACCGCGACTTCGGTGAACATCAAGGAGCGGCTCGATTTCTCCTGCGCGCTGTTTGATGCGAGCGGCGCGCTGATCGCCAATGCACCGCATATCCCTGTGCACCTCGGTTCGATGGGCGACAGCATCGCCCGCGTCATCGAGGCGCGCGGCGAAGCACGCGACGGACGCGGCTTCCGGCGGGGCGATGCCTATGTCCTCAACGACCCTTATCGCGGCGGCACGCATCTGCCCGACATCACGGTCATTGTGCCGGTGTTCTATGGCGAGACTGGCGATGAACCGGATGCCTTCGTTGCGGCGCGCGGCCACCATGCGGACATTGGCGGCATCGCGCCGGGTTCCATGCCGCCCGAAAGCGCCACGATCGAGGAAGAGGGCGTCCTCATCGACAACCTCCTGATGGTGGACGAGGGCCATTTTCGCGAGGACGCCGTGCGCGAAGTCCTCGCATCGGCCCGCTATCCGGCGCGCAATCCCGACCGCAATATCTCCGATTTGCGCGCGCAACTGGCCGCCTGCACGCGGGGGAGCGAACTACTCGTCCAGTCGGCGCGCGACCAGGGCGAGGCGGTAGTCGCGGCCTACATGGGCCACGTCCTCGCAAATGCGGAGGAAAGCGTGCGGCGGCTGCTGGACCGGCTGGACGACGGCAGCTTCGCCTATCCGATGGACAACGGGGCCGAGGTCAGGGTGGCCATCCGCATCGACCGCGAAAGCCGCAGCGCCGTGTTCGACTTCACCGGGACCAGTATGCAGCTGCCCGACAATTTCAACGCGCCGCGCTCAATCACGCGTGCGGCGGCCCTTTATGTCCTGCGTACGCTGATCGACGATGCCATCCCGATGAACGACGGGTGCCTGCGGCCGGTCGAACTGGTCGTGCCCGAAGGTTCGATGCTCGACCCCGAACCGGGCGCAGCGGTCGTGGCGGGCAATGTGGAGACGAGCCAGGTCGTCACCGACGCGCTGTTCGCTGCGACCGGCAAGCTTGCGCCGTCACAGGGCACGATGAACAATTTCACCTTCGGCAACGAGCGGCACCAGTATTACGAGACTATCGCCGGCGGTTCGGGCGCAGGCCCAGATCACGAGGGGACCAGTGCGGTGCAGACCCACATGACCAATTCGCGCCTGACCGATCCCGAAATCCTGGAAACGCGCCTGCCGGTGCGGCTCGACCGCTTCGCCATCAGGCGCGGCTCGGGAGGCAGGGGCGTGCATCGCGGGGGCGACGGGGTGGAGCGGCGCGTCACATTCCTCGAACCCATGCGCGCGAACATGCTCGCCAACCGGCGAGCAATCGCGCCGCGCGGGATTTGCGGCGGCGGCGATGCGCAGCCGGGGCACAACTGGGTCGAACGCACCGATGGCAGCATCGAGGAACTGGGCGCGACCGGTCATGCCGAAATGAAGCCGGGCGACGCTTTCGTCATTCTGACGCCCGGCGGGGGCGGATACGGGGAGGAACGGGAATGA